The following proteins are co-located in the Nerophis lumbriciformis linkage group LG22, RoL_Nlum_v2.1, whole genome shotgun sequence genome:
- the LOC133615262 gene encoding cyclin-dependent kinase 5 activator 1-like — MGTVLSLSPSYRKAALFEDGPATVGHYTAVQNSKNSKDAAAAAKSLKRPSIISVLPWKRIVAVSAKRKGSKKLQSDAGDGGKGCSPDEDAVVASESNSLKLKKSQSCANLSSYASGQDPSAITTTTSSHLPTSKTLINVATVAAKKNSLTGCGIQTSTAVGTPKRVIVQASTSELMRSLGEFLCRRCYRLKRLSPTDPVLWLRSVDRSLLLQGWQDQGFITPANVVFLYMLCRDVVSSEVASERELQASLLTCLYLSYSYMGNEISYPLKPFLVEAEKEAFWDRCLEIINRMSGKMLQINTDPHFFTQVFADLKNESKKEEEKTKLFIGLDR; from the exons ATGGGTACCGTGCTGTCCCTCTCCCCCAGCTACCGCAAGGCCGCCCTGTTCGAGGACGGCCCGGCCACAGTGGGCCACTACACGGCCGTGCAGAACAGCAAAAACTCGAAggacgccgccgccgccgcaaAGTCCCTCAAGCGTCCCTCCATCATCAGCGTGCTGCCATGGAAACGCATCGTGGCCGTGTCGGCGAAGAGAAAGGGCTCCAAGAAGCTGCAGTCCGACGCCGGCGACGGCGGGAAAGGATGCTCTCCAGACGAGGACGCCGTGGTGGCCTCTGAGTCCAACAGTTTGAAGCTGAAGAAGTCCCAGTCCTGCGCCAACCTCTCCTCTTACGCTTCCGGCCAGGATCCCTCGGCCATCACCACGACTACCTCTTCCCACCTGCCCACCTCCAAGACCCTCATCAATGTAGCTACAGTAGCTGCCAAAAAGAATTCCCTAACAGGCTGCGGGATCCAGACTTCGACTGCGGTCGGCACACCAAAGCGTGTCATTGTCCAG GCCTCTACCAGCGAACTGATGCGCAGCCTGGGCGAATTCCTGTGCCGCCGCTGCTACCGACTGAAGCGTCTCTCTCCCACCGACCCGGTCCTGTGGCTGCGCAGCGTGGACCGTTCCCTCCTCCTTCAGGGCTGGCAGGACCAGGGCTTCATCACCCCCGCCAACGTGGTCTTCCTCTACATGCTGTGCCGCGACGTGGTCTCCTCCGAGGTAGCCTCGGAGCGCGAGCTGCAGGCGTCGCTGCTCACATGCCTCTACCTGTCCTATTCCTACATGGGCAACGAGATCTCCTACCCGCTCAAGCCCTTCTTGGTCGAGGCCGAGAAGGAGGCCTTCTGGGACCGCTGCCTGGAGATCATCAACCGCATGAGCGGCAAGATGCTCCAGATCAACACCGACCCGCACTTCTTCACCCAGGTGTTTGCCGACCTGAAGAATGAGAGCAAGAAAGAAGAGGAGAAGACCAAACTCTTTATAGGCCTTGATCGGTAA